One Gemmatimonas sp. DNA window includes the following coding sequences:
- a CDS encoding molybdopterin-dependent oxidoreductase codes for MNHPLPPGQREMSSFPRFGLSRFASRFPEDLTRAALHVSGEVTHEVHLANALTGLPRVEHESDFHCVTTWSRRAVRWGGVRFSDFYEAVVIPRACPRPSATLVALRGHDGARTALLLADLLAADVLLVDQLDGQPLGIDHGAPLRLIAPQHYGYKSVKHLARIEFRNPDAGYPVSGFRFMDHPRARVALEERGRGVPGWLLRIAYRPLIPGTVERFARAMAGHRTRASSVGDGVPIRGAHERG; via the coding sequence ATGAACCATCCCCTTCCGCCCGGGCAACGCGAGATGTCGTCGTTTCCTCGCTTCGGGCTCAGTCGCTTTGCCAGCCGTTTCCCAGAAGATCTTACGCGCGCCGCGTTGCACGTGTCGGGCGAGGTGACGCATGAGGTGCACCTCGCGAATGCACTGACGGGCCTGCCACGCGTGGAGCACGAAAGTGATTTTCATTGCGTCACGACTTGGAGTCGGCGCGCGGTTCGCTGGGGCGGCGTTCGCTTCAGCGATTTCTATGAAGCGGTCGTGATCCCGCGAGCGTGCCCTCGCCCTTCGGCGACGCTCGTCGCCCTGCGAGGCCACGATGGCGCGCGCACGGCGCTGCTGTTGGCCGATCTTCTCGCGGCGGATGTGCTGCTCGTCGACCAGCTCGACGGGCAACCGCTTGGTATCGATCATGGCGCGCCGCTGCGCCTGATCGCGCCTCAGCACTATGGCTACAAGTCGGTCAAGCATCTGGCCCGAATCGAATTCCGGAATCCGGACGCGGGCTATCCCGTGTCGGGGTTCCGCTTCATGGATCATCCGCGCGCGCGGGTCGCGCTCGAGGAACGGGGGCGCGGGGTGCCGGGCTGGCTCCTGCGTATCGCGTACCGGCCGTTGATTCCGGGGACTGTGGAGCGGTTCGCCCGCGCGATGGCCGGACACAGAACGCGAGCCTCGAGCGTCGGCGACGGCGTCCCGATCCGGGGTGCACACGAGCGCGGTTAA
- a CDS encoding 2Fe-2S iron-sulfur cluster-binding protein, which translates to MGKYTLNVNGASRTVEVESDTPLLWVLRDSLNLTGTKFGCGIAQCGACTVHLSGVSTRSCRTPVSTVGTATVTTIEGIDTPQARALQDAWCELDVPQCGYCQGGQILAAAALLKANPRPTDADIDTAMARNVCRCASYTRIRAGIKRAAELAATATPANGQRT; encoded by the coding sequence ATGGGTAAGTACACACTCAACGTGAACGGCGCGTCCCGGACCGTGGAGGTCGAATCCGACACGCCCTTGTTGTGGGTGTTGCGCGATTCACTCAACCTGACCGGCACCAAGTTCGGCTGTGGCATCGCCCAATGCGGTGCTTGTACGGTGCACCTGAGCGGCGTTTCCACGCGATCCTGCCGCACGCCGGTATCGACAGTCGGCACGGCCACCGTTACCACCATTGAAGGCATCGACACGCCGCAGGCGCGCGCCTTGCAAGATGCCTGGTGCGAACTCGATGTCCCGCAGTGTGGGTACTGTCAAGGCGGACAGATCCTGGCGGCCGCCGCGCTACTGAAGGCCAATCCGCGTCCCACCGACGCCGATATCGACACGGCGATGGCGAGAAATGTGTGTCGCTGCGCGTCATACACACGGATTCGCGCCGGCATCAAGCGCGCCGCCGAGTTGGCCGCGACCGCCACTCCAGCCAACGGGCAGCGCACATGA
- the lspA gene encoding signal peptidase II → MRLILVRVTLAYNQGAAFSTHFGPYQRWLLIAFAVAMLIALTWWYRPAARAGRMAIVGLALVTGGAVGNLIDRLRSNRGVVDFLDLGVGATRFFVFNVADAGISVGAVLLLYALWNHEHAGNAGPPSVRGLDA, encoded by the coding sequence TTGCGTCTCATTCTGGTCCGGGTGACGCTGGCGTACAATCAAGGCGCGGCATTCTCGACGCACTTTGGCCCGTATCAGCGTTGGCTTTTGATCGCGTTTGCGGTCGCCATGTTGATTGCGCTCACGTGGTGGTACCGTCCGGCGGCGCGTGCCGGACGGATGGCCATCGTTGGCTTGGCCTTGGTGACGGGTGGTGCCGTCGGCAATCTGATCGATCGACTGCGCTCCAATCGCGGGGTGGTCGACTTTCTCGATCTGGGGGTCGGCGCGACGCGATTCTTCGTGTTCAATGTGGCCGATGCCGGGATCTCGGTTGGTGCGGTGTTGCTGCTATACGCGCTCTGGAACCATGAGCACGCTGGGAATGCCGGGCCACCTTCCGTGCGCGGGCTTGATGCCTAG
- a CDS encoding molybdopterin cofactor-binding domain-containing protein — translation MTHDSNAGASRLDRRQFIKITALAGGGLLVASGFDTAEHLAVADAAPTTGLAPVADFAPNVFVSIAPSGVVTLIAPNSEMGQGIKTSLPMIIAEELDVKWEQVTVVQGDLNPAYGRQFSVGSGSTVANFVAMRRAGAAARAALVEAAALEWNVKASECTTADGVVTHAASNRTATYGALATKAAQLAAPANVTLKDPSTFKLLGTRIAGVDNRKIVKGAPLFGIDVTLPGMLYATYTKCPVFGGEVGSANLDVVKAKPGVRDAFILSGIAGLPSGVAVVADSTWNAFSATKALKVQWNEGPHVSQSSSEMAEQAVALAKANAPTSLPSGARAVDAVYHYPFLAHATLEPQNCTAWFKDGVMEMWTPTQIPSSGQGLVMKGLGLSAKNVKVHITRLGGGFGRRGSNEFSIEAAAIAQRFAGTPIKLTWTREQDFAHDNYRSNGWHFFSAALDGTGTVVALHDAFVKMQGGPGDMTAEGFPFTAIPGSQVRSGKLRGGVPTGYWRAPGDNGNVWATQSFMDELAHAAGKEPLAFTLDMLATVPASPRFDATKMMAVLKLATEKANWGQKRPRGEGQGFAICFANNAYVAIVADVAVSQTGALTIKKLTAAVDAGTIVNLSGAEAQVQGSMLDGISAAWFQKVTIERGAAAQTNFNKYPMLRMNHAPPVVDVHFITSSAPPTGLGEPALPPAAPAVCNAIFAATGKRIRTLPIADGTLKWT, via the coding sequence ATGACTCACGACTCGAATGCCGGTGCATCGAGGCTCGATCGACGCCAGTTCATCAAGATCACTGCGCTGGCCGGCGGTGGGTTGTTGGTCGCGAGCGGCTTCGACACGGCAGAGCATCTCGCTGTCGCCGACGCGGCGCCGACGACCGGTCTCGCGCCCGTCGCAGACTTTGCTCCGAACGTCTTTGTCAGTATCGCCCCGAGCGGCGTGGTCACCCTCATCGCGCCGAATTCGGAGATGGGTCAAGGCATCAAAACGTCGTTGCCGATGATCATCGCCGAAGAACTCGATGTGAAGTGGGAGCAGGTGACCGTCGTGCAGGGTGACCTGAATCCGGCATATGGTCGGCAATTCAGCGTCGGGAGTGGATCGACAGTGGCGAACTTCGTCGCCATGCGACGCGCCGGCGCGGCCGCCCGTGCAGCGCTCGTGGAGGCCGCGGCGCTGGAATGGAACGTGAAGGCAAGCGAATGCACCACCGCAGACGGTGTCGTGACGCACGCGGCCTCGAACCGAACGGCGACGTATGGTGCGCTCGCGACCAAGGCCGCGCAGTTGGCGGCTCCCGCGAACGTGACGCTCAAAGATCCGAGCACGTTCAAATTGCTTGGCACCCGCATCGCGGGCGTAGACAATCGCAAGATCGTCAAGGGCGCGCCGCTCTTTGGCATCGACGTCACGCTGCCGGGCATGCTGTACGCGACGTACACCAAGTGTCCGGTGTTCGGTGGTGAGGTGGGGAGTGCAAACCTCGATGTGGTGAAGGCCAAGCCCGGCGTCCGCGATGCCTTCATACTCAGTGGAATCGCGGGCCTACCGTCGGGTGTAGCGGTGGTTGCGGATTCCACGTGGAACGCGTTCAGCGCTACGAAAGCGCTCAAGGTGCAGTGGAACGAAGGGCCGCACGTGTCGCAGAGTAGCAGTGAGATGGCCGAACAAGCCGTGGCGCTGGCGAAGGCCAACGCGCCGACATCGCTGCCGTCTGGCGCACGGGCCGTTGACGCGGTGTATCACTATCCGTTTCTGGCCCATGCCACGCTCGAGCCGCAGAATTGCACCGCGTGGTTCAAGGATGGCGTGATGGAGATGTGGACGCCCACGCAGATTCCGTCATCGGGACAGGGTCTGGTGATGAAGGGGCTGGGGCTTTCGGCGAAGAATGTGAAAGTGCACATCACGCGATTGGGTGGCGGATTTGGCCGACGCGGCAGCAACGAATTCTCCATCGAAGCGGCGGCCATTGCCCAGAGGTTCGCCGGGACGCCGATCAAACTGACCTGGACGCGCGAGCAGGATTTTGCGCACGACAATTATCGCTCGAACGGATGGCACTTCTTCTCGGCTGCACTCGATGGCACAGGTACCGTGGTCGCGCTCCACGACGCGTTTGTGAAGATGCAGGGTGGTCCGGGGGACATGACCGCCGAGGGTTTTCCGTTTACGGCGATTCCAGGGTCGCAGGTACGTTCCGGCAAACTGCGCGGGGGCGTTCCCACCGGCTATTGGCGTGCGCCTGGCGACAACGGCAACGTGTGGGCGACGCAGAGTTTCATGGACGAACTCGCGCACGCCGCGGGGAAGGAACCACTCGCGTTTACGCTCGACATGCTGGCCACGGTACCCGCATCGCCGCGGTTCGATGCGACCAAGATGATGGCGGTGCTGAAACTCGCCACCGAGAAGGCGAACTGGGGACAGAAGCGTCCGCGCGGCGAGGGGCAGGGATTCGCCATCTGTTTCGCCAACAACGCGTACGTCGCGATCGTCGCCGATGTCGCCGTGAGTCAGACGGGCGCACTCACGATCAAGAAGCTCACCGCCGCCGTTGATGCGGGCACCATCGTGAACTTGAGCGGCGCCGAGGCGCAGGTGCAGGGCTCGATGCTCGATGGCATCAGTGCCGCATGGTTCCAGAAAGTCACGATCGAGCGCGGCGCGGCGGCGCAGACGAATTTCAACAAGTATCCGATGCTGCGTATGAACCATGCGCCGCCGGTCGTCGATGTGCATTTCATCACGTCGTCAGCGCCGCCCACGGGACTGGGTGAACCGGCACTTCCGCCTGCCGCGCCCGCCGTATGCAACGCGATCTTTGCGGCGACGGGGAAGCGCATTCGTACGCTTCCGATCGCCGACGGTACGCTCAAGTGGACGTAG
- a CDS encoding erythromycin esterase family protein codes for MRFSRCVLAAVFSVVGASAASAQQLVNLGFETQNTGGRPSGWGMGGDGFELVADSTSPLAGRFSMRTRWIGPAAYTEVSRKFAVANQPFPVALAAGRKLRLSGYIRTEGIATGYAGFWMRVDGPNGAPSIAFDNMGTRGARGTTPWTRHVIELPVDSGAGAIYLGLLHPGDGTAWFDSITVEVFGEPMPRTVMSYTPPPRPAEDMSRLLTDVELAVPRDSVVVPEDSAYATWMRANARPIRSLGATDFSDLQFFKPLLNGKRIVQLGESGHGVAEFNLAKVRLIKYLHEEMGFDVMAFESSTFECDRARKNVASLSAFELMRACIFGVWHTEEVVPLFEYIKETQRTNRPLILAGFDEQTSSLTANARPGFLRSLISTIDTAYARHVYATDSVFLANRRPEYVSANKDRLVAFYDSLGAFIATHRRAIEAAHRDDPNAAMVGRQAAISMTYFVRQLAAGLNRDGTEIRDLGMANNLDFLLDELYPGKKVIVWAHNFHIQHRENTRATATDSSMLSTRTMGTWVAERHRRELYTIGLFMYRGNAAMNDRRPYPIARSRIGSFESILHQAPSRYAYVDFSRARRERGTEWMWNRITGLSWGTQPEQFVPRDEYDGVLFIDRVHPPRYR; via the coding sequence ATGCGCTTCTCTCGATGTGTCCTCGCGGCGGTGTTCTCCGTCGTCGGCGCGTCCGCTGCCAGTGCGCAGCAACTCGTCAACCTCGGCTTCGAGACCCAGAACACCGGGGGCAGGCCAAGTGGATGGGGCATGGGGGGCGACGGGTTCGAACTCGTTGCCGACTCCACGTCGCCACTGGCGGGGCGATTCAGCATGCGCACGCGATGGATCGGACCCGCAGCGTACACCGAGGTCTCGCGCAAGTTTGCCGTGGCGAATCAGCCCTTTCCCGTGGCGCTCGCTGCCGGACGAAAGCTGCGCCTCAGCGGCTACATTCGCACCGAAGGCATCGCGACCGGATATGCCGGATTCTGGATGCGAGTGGACGGACCGAATGGCGCTCCGTCAATCGCCTTCGACAACATGGGGACGCGCGGCGCCCGTGGCACGACACCGTGGACGCGTCACGTGATCGAACTGCCGGTCGACTCGGGCGCGGGGGCGATCTACCTGGGGCTGCTCCATCCGGGCGACGGCACCGCGTGGTTCGACTCGATCACTGTCGAAGTGTTCGGCGAGCCCATGCCGCGGACGGTGATGTCGTACACACCTCCACCCCGCCCAGCCGAAGACATGTCGCGGCTGCTGACGGATGTCGAGTTGGCGGTGCCGCGCGACAGTGTGGTGGTTCCCGAAGACTCGGCGTACGCGACCTGGATGCGGGCCAACGCTCGTCCCATCCGGTCTCTGGGCGCTACCGACTTCTCGGACTTGCAGTTCTTCAAGCCGCTGCTCAACGGCAAGCGCATTGTGCAACTGGGCGAAAGTGGACACGGCGTCGCTGAGTTCAACCTGGCCAAGGTACGTCTCATCAAGTACCTGCACGAAGAGATGGGCTTCGACGTGATGGCGTTTGAAAGCTCGACGTTCGAGTGTGATCGAGCGCGGAAGAACGTAGCGTCGCTGTCGGCGTTCGAGCTGATGCGCGCCTGCATCTTCGGCGTCTGGCACACGGAAGAAGTGGTACCGCTATTCGAGTACATCAAGGAGACGCAGCGCACGAATCGTCCGCTGATCCTGGCCGGATTTGACGAGCAGACCAGTTCGCTCACGGCGAATGCGCGCCCTGGGTTTCTGCGTTCGCTGATATCGACCATCGACACGGCGTACGCCAGACACGTGTATGCAACGGACTCGGTCTTCCTCGCCAATCGGCGCCCGGAGTACGTGTCCGCTAACAAGGACCGATTGGTCGCTTTCTACGATTCACTCGGCGCGTTCATCGCCACGCATCGGCGCGCGATCGAGGCTGCCCACCGCGATGACCCCAACGCGGCGATGGTCGGGCGGCAGGCGGCGATCTCGATGACGTACTTTGTGCGCCAGCTCGCGGCGGGACTCAATCGGGACGGCACCGAGATCCGGGACCTCGGCATGGCCAACAATCTCGACTTTCTGCTCGATGAGCTGTATCCGGGCAAAAAGGTCATCGTGTGGGCGCACAACTTCCATATTCAGCATCGCGAGAACACGCGCGCGACGGCCACCGACTCGTCAATGCTGTCGACGCGCACCATGGGCACGTGGGTCGCCGAGCGTCATCGCCGCGAGCTATACACGATCGGGTTGTTCATGTACCGGGGGAATGCCGCGATGAACGATCGTCGGCCGTATCCGATCGCCCGTTCACGAATCGGTAGCTTCGAATCGATCTTGCATCAGGCGCCGTCGCGCTACGCGTACGTTGATTTTTCACGCGCACGTCGCGAGCGCGGCACCGAGTGGATGTGGAATCGTATCACGGGACTGTCGTGGGGCACGCAGCCGGAGCAGTTCGTGCCCCGCGACGAGTACGATGGCGTGTTGTTCATCGATCGCGTGCACCCGCCGCGGTATCGCTGA